One part of the Gossypium raimondii isolate GPD5lz chromosome 1, ASM2569854v1, whole genome shotgun sequence genome encodes these proteins:
- the LOC105785891 gene encoding auxin transporter-like protein 5, with the protein MASSDKVVETVIVGNYVEMETEGKPKGMKSKIPNLFWHGGSVYDAWFSCASNQVAQVLLTLPYSFSQLGLLSGILFQLFYGLMGSWTAYLISILYVEYRTRKEREKVDFRNHVIQWFEVLDGLLGKHWRNVGLAFNCTFLLFGSVIQLIACASNIYYINDNLDKRTWTYIFGACCATTVFIPSFHNYRIWSFLGLIMTTYTAWYLTIASLLHGQVEGVKHSGPTKLVLYFTGATNILYTFGGHAVTVEIMHAMWKPQKFKAIYLIATLYVLTLTLPVAAAVYWAFGDMLLDHSNAFSLLPRTPFRDMAVILMLIHQFITFGFACTPLYFVWEKAIGMHECKSLCKRAAARLPVVVPIWFLAIIFPFFGPINSTVGSLLVSFTVYVIPALAHIFTFRSATARENAVEQPSKYFGRWVGTYTINVFVVVWVLIVGFGFGGWASMTNFIHQIDTFGLFTKCYQCPPPASAVSPPPHGLNATTAAPLHHPFNHTHSP; encoded by the exons ATGGCAAGTAGTGATAAGGTGGTGGAGACTGTGATTGTTGGGAATTATGTGGAGATGGAAACTGAAGGAAAGCCTAAAGGCATGAAAAGCAAGATTCCTAATCTCTTTTGGCATGGTGGGTCTGTTTATGATGCTTGGTTTAGCTGTGCTTCTAATCAG GTAGCTCAAGTGTTGCTTACATTGCCGTACTCATTTTCTCAACTGGGGCTGCTTTCTGGAATTCTCTTTCAGCTGTTCTATGGTTTGATGGGTAGCTGGACAGCTTATCTGATCAGCATACTCTATGTAGAATATAGaacaaggaaagaaagagagaaagttGATTTCAGGAACCATGTCATTCAG TGGTTTGAGGTTCTTGATGGGCTCCTTGGGAAACACTGGAGGAACGTGGGTTTGGCATTTAACTGCACTTTTCTTCTGTTTGGATCTGTCATTCAACTCATTGCTTGTGCAAG TAACATATATTACATAAATGATAATCTGGACAAGAGGACTTGGACATACATCTTTGGGGCTTGTTGTGCAACTACTGTCTTTATTCCTTCATTTCATAATTACAGAATCTGGTCTTTTCTTGGCCTTATAATGACCACCTACACTGCATGGTATCTCACCATTGCTTCCCTCCTCCATGGCCAG GTTGAGGGAGTTAAACATTCTGGTCCTACCAAGCTGGTGTTATATTTCACAGGTGCCACCAACATTCTGTATACATTCGGGGGACATGCTGTTACTGT GGAAATCATGCACGCAATGTGGAAGCCTCAAAAGTTCAAGGCCATATACCTGATAGCAACACTGTATGTGCTGACACTGACACTTCCCGTGGCTGCTGCTGTATATTGGGCATTCGGAGACATGCTTCTCGATCACTCAAATGCCTTTTCTCTTCTCCCAAGAACTCCCTTCAGAGATATGGCTGTCATTTTAATGCTCATCCACCAG TTCATAACATTTGGATTTGCATGCACGCCACTGTACTTTGTGTGGGAGAAAGCAATTGGGATGCATGAGTGCAAGAGCCTGTGCAAGCGAGCGGCAGCAAGATTGCCAGTGGTGGTTCCCATTTGGTTTTTGGCCATTATTTTCCCATTCTTTGGACCAATAAACTCCACCGTGGGATCCCTCCTTGTTAGCTTCACTGTCTACGTAATTCCAGCACTGGCTCACATTTTCACCTTCAGATCAGCCACTGCTCGAGAG AATGCAGTGGAGCAACCATCCAAGTACTTTGGAAGATGGGTTGGGACATATACCATAAACGTGTTTGTTGTGGTGTGGGTTCTAATTGTTGGGTTTGGATTTGGTGGATGGGCGAGCATGACAAATTTCATACACCAGATTGACACATTTGGGCTCTTCACAAAGTGTTACCAATGTCCACCACCAGCATCGGCAGTCTCACCACCACCCCACGGCCTTAATGCCACCACCGCTGCTCCGCTACACCACCCTTTCAACCACACTCATAGCCCCTGA